CGCTCACCGGCTCCACGGGCTGTCACCGAGTTCGCTGCGGATCATCGGTCCGACCGCGATTCGACAGTCGGACCGCGGCAGGGCGATACAGAGCAGCGCGTAGCCGTCCGTCAGGTCACCGGCCTCGAGCGCCCGCGGCGGTCGCCGGTAGTCGACGGCGTCCGCGACGTCGAGGGCGTCGTCCTCGACCGCGAGCACCCGTCCCGCGCAAGTCGTACAGGTCCCCTTCCGGCAGTCGTACGGGAGCCGCACCCCCTCGCGCAGCGCCGCCTCGAGCACCGTTTCGGACGGCTCGACCGCGACGGTCCGGCTGCGGCCGTCGGGCCACTCGAGGGTGACCTCGTGGCGGGTCATCGCTCGCACCCTGTCGCTTGCCCCCGGTCGGGCGGCTCGCTCATGGAGAGCGTACCGCGGGCAGCGACAAAAGGGTTCGTCGGATCGGGACGCCGGCCCACCGGTACCGCGCTGACGGCGGGGAACGATACCCAGTCTTTACCCACCCTCGCATCGTAGACGCGATCAGATGGACACGGGATCGGAGTACGGTCTGGTCGACCTCGAGGAGGCCGACGTTCCGGGCGACGAGTGGGAGGAGATCGACGTCTCCGATACGGAGGCCGACCGCATCGCCCGAAAGCGCGACCGCGAGTTCGAGCAGTTCGAAGCCCGAATCAAGGACGCCGATCAGTTCAAAGTCGAGCAGTCGGTGTTCGACGACGCCACCTTCGCGGCGCTGTACAAGCTCGTCCAGGACGGCCACGTCGAGGCCTTCGGCGGGCCGATCTCGACGGGAAAGGAGGCCAACGTCTACCACGCGCTGGGCGACGACCGCGAGGTCGCGGTGAAGGTCTACCGGATCAACGCCTCGAATTTCCGACAGATGCGCGAGTACCTCGAGGGCGACCCCCGGTTCGAGGGGCTCGGCGGAAAGAAAAAGGACGTCGTCCTCGCGTGGGTGAAGAAGGAACTCGCCAACTTAGAGCGGGCGCGCAAGGCCGGCGTTCGCGCGCCGGAGCCGATCGCCGCGGAGCGGAACGTCCTCGTCATGGAGTACATCGGCAACGAGGAGGGCCGGGCGAAGCGCCTCGGGGAGGTCCACGTCGAGAACCCGCAGACGGCGTACGAGGTCATGCGCGAGTACATGCGGCGACTCTACTCGGCGGGGCTGATCCACGGCGACCTGAGCGAGTACAACGTCGTCTTCCACGAGGGCCAGCTCGTCGTGATCGACCTCGGGCAGGCGGTGACCGTCCACCACCCCAACAGCCGCACGTTCTTAGAGCGCGACTGCCACAACGTCGCCGCCTTCTTCCGCCGTCAGGGCCTCGAGGTGAGCGACGACGACCTCCTCGAGTTCGTCACCGATCCCGAACCCGACCCCTCGCGAGACTGACCGGACGACCGCGATTTATGGACCTCCGGGTCGTACCCGTCTTCGATGTCCCCGACGAGCCACCGCTGCGTCTGCGGCGCCACCATCCGGTTCCGTCAGGATCTCGAGGTCCGCGACGGCGCGACGAGGCGCCACTGGACGTGCCGCGACTGCGGCACGCCGGTTCCCGGTCGGGTCGGCGAGCGGATCAGCCACCAGCACCCCTCGTAGGGGCCGCTCGTCCGCGTCCCCCGATCCCCCGCGAACCCCGGGGCGGTCTCCCCGAACGGAAACCGATCGTCCCGGCCGCTCGCGGCGGTAGTACGAACCGCGGGGTCACTCTCGCCCGACGGGTGGCGGGACCCGTCCGACGAGGTCCGGTCACGCCCGCGACCTAGAGCGGCGGAAACGCGAGTGCCGGTCGCGGCCGGCCGGCCGCCAGGTACTTGTCGCTCTCGGAAAACCGACGACTATGCGCCGCCGCCACTTGCTGGCCGCCTCCGGTCCCTTCCTCCTCGCCGGCTGTGCCGACCTCGCCGACGACGCGACCCCGGACCGCGACCCCTTCGAGGTCGACGACGCCGTTCCGTCGTCGACCCCCGACGAGGACTTCGTCGACCTCCCGGAGTCGCTCCAGTCCGTCGGCTGTCCCGTCGCCGACCTCGAGTTTCCCGCGGCGCTGACCCGCTCGAGCGGGCGGTCGTACGCGATGCGCCTCGAACTCGCCCGTGCACGGACCGCGCGGGGGTCAGACGGAAGCGCCGACACCGAGGGTGATGCCGACGACGCGGAAGAGGGCTCGAGCGACGACGAACCCGCCGTCCGCTCCGTCGGCTCCGTCGAGCGAGCCGCCGGCGTTCGCGTCGACGTCGGGGTCTGGCCGCTCGCGGACCTCGAGTACGACCTCGAACTGTGGCCGGGCGAATCCGTCGAGAACGCTCCCCGGGTAGACGCGGGCGAACCCGCCCTCGAGCCCGATCCGATCACGACGGCCATCGACGAGGCCCTCGAGTCGGGCGCGGAGCGGCGGGTGGAGGACGACGCGCTCGTCGCGGACCTCTACTACGAGCTCGGGACGAGTCAGTTTCGGATCGACGGGCGAGACGAGCCGCTGTTCGCGCGAATCCTCCTCGGGGAGGTCCACGATATGGTCGAGCACAGACCGGAATCCGTCGCCCACTACTTCCTCGAGGCGGAGCGAGGGACGGTCTACCGGGCGGGTGAACCCGGCGAGATCCCCTCTCGCGCCACGGCGTCCGTGGACGCCGACGACTGGGTCGCCCTCGAGTGTCCCTGACCCCGCGAAACGCTCTTTGCCGCGCGGCCGAAACGATCCGGTAATGAGAGCCGCTCTCGCCTGGCGCCCGCAGCCGTCCTCGAGAGCGGACAGTGTCGTCGGTGCGCGCGACGCGGCCTAACCCGTCGGGCGCGGCGGCGACCGCTCCCTTCGTTCTTCCCCTCGGAACCGCCCGAAAGCGACAGGATTCACCGAATTCCACACGAATGACGAACACGAACGACACGACCGAATCGCAGCCGACCGAAACGGAGCCCGAGTCCCGCCCCTCGAGCGACGGGACACCCCCCGCCGACGGGGAGGGGTTCTCCGTCACGCCCTACGCCGTCTCGGGCGAGGTGGATTACGAAAAGCTCCTCGAGCGCTTCGGCGCCGATCCCCTGACGGACGAGCAGATCGCCCGCCTGCCGGACCACCCGCTGCTCCGCCGCCGGACCTTCTACGCCGGCCGGGGCGTCGATCGCTACCTCGAGGCGAGCGGGGCGGGCGATCCCCACACGCTCGTCACCGGCCGCGGCCCTTCGGGACCGATGCATCTGGGCCACGTGCTCCCGCTGTACCTCGCGAAGCGCCTGCAAGACGAGACCGGTGCGACGGTGTACGTCCCGCTGTCGGACGACGAGAAGTTCCTCGCGAAGGAGCAGTCCTTCGAGGAAATCGGCGAGCACGCGCGGGACAACCTTCGCGACGTCCTCGCGGTCGGCTTCGACCCCGAGCGCACCCGGATCGTGGTCGACACCGCCGACGCGGACGTGATCTACCCGCTCGCGGTGCGCCTCGCGAAGCACCTCACGCCCGCCACCGTCGAGGCCGTCTACGGCACGCAGGACACCGTCGGCCTGCAGTTCTACCCCGCGGTCCAGGCGGCGCATCTCCTGCTCCCGCAACTCGTCGCCGGTCGCCAGCCGACCCTGGTTCCGATCGCCGTCGACCAGGACCCTCACGTCCGGGTCTGCCGAGACGTGGCGGCGAAGGAGGCCCTGCCGGTCGAGAAGCCGGGGGCGCTGCTCGGCCGGTTCCTCCCGAGCCTCGCGGGACCCGGCAAAATGAGCTCCTCGGGCGACGCGCCCTCGATCGAACTCACCGACGATCCCGAGACCGTCGCCGAAACGATCCGCGAACACGCCTACAGCGGCGGGCGGGCGACGCTCGAGGAACACCACGAACGGGGCGGCGACCCGTCCGTCGACGTCCCGTTCCAGTACCTCCGATTCTTCTTCGAACCGAACGACGACCGCCTCGCCGACCTCGAGCGCGAGTATCGCTCGGGGGAACTGCTCAGCGGCGACCTCAAGACGTACGCGATCGAGCGGATCACGGAGTTTCTGGCGGCTCACCAGCGCCGGCGGGCGGCGCTGGGTGACCTCGAAACCGAACTCGAGCCCTACCGGCTGACGGCGGCGGAACGACGGGTGGCCCTGGAAGCCGCGGGCGTCCCGCGCATTCCGTAGCGACGGTTTCTCGAGGGTCGTTCTCGCCGTTTCTCTCGGGGATCGGGATCAGGGTATATTCCACATTCAGTTATGGTGTGTGCAGTGGTACCAACCATCATGGAAGAGACCAGAGCGAAGCGACCGGCTGACCTACCCGCAGCGGCTGAGGAACTACGGCTCGGACTTCGAGGCAGCCTCGTACTCCCGGAGGACGACGCCTACGACGATACGCGCGCGGTCTGGAACGGGATGGTCGACCGGTACCCGTCGGCGATCGTCCGCGCCGCGGGCGTCGGCGACGTCGTCGCGGCCGTGAACTTCGTCGCCGAACACGACCTCCCGGTGTCGGTCCGGGGCGGCGGCCACAACGTCGCGGGGACGGCCGTCTGCGACGACGGCGTCGTAATCGACCTTCGTGACATCGACTGGGTGCGCGTGGACCCAAACGCACGCCGCGTACGCGTCGGTGGCGGGGCGACCTGGGCCGACATCGACTGGGAGACGCAGGTGTTCGAGCTGGCGACCCCCGGCGGCGAGGTTTCGGAAACCGGCGTGGCGGGACTCACGCTCGGCGGCGGGGTCGGCCAGCTTCGCCGAAAGTACGGACTGAGCTGCGACGCGCTCCG
Above is a genomic segment from Natrononativus amylolyticus containing:
- a CDS encoding 2Fe-2S iron-sulfur cluster-binding protein; the encoded protein is MTRHEVTLEWPDGRSRTVAVEPSETVLEAALREGVRLPYDCRKGTCTTCAGRVLAVEDDALDVADAVDYRRPPRALEAGDLTDGYALLCIALPRSDCRIAVGPMIRSELGDSPWSR
- the rio1 gene encoding serine/threonine-protein kinase Rio1, whose protein sequence is MDTGSEYGLVDLEEADVPGDEWEEIDVSDTEADRIARKRDREFEQFEARIKDADQFKVEQSVFDDATFAALYKLVQDGHVEAFGGPISTGKEANVYHALGDDREVAVKVYRINASNFRQMREYLEGDPRFEGLGGKKKDVVLAWVKKELANLERARKAGVRAPEPIAAERNVLVMEYIGNEEGRAKRLGEVHVENPQTAYEVMREYMRRLYSAGLIHGDLSEYNVVFHEGQLVVIDLGQAVTVHHPNSRTFLERDCHNVAAFFRRQGLEVSDDDLLEFVTDPEPDPSRD
- a CDS encoding tryptophan--tRNA ligase produces the protein MTNTNDTTESQPTETEPESRPSSDGTPPADGEGFSVTPYAVSGEVDYEKLLERFGADPLTDEQIARLPDHPLLRRRTFYAGRGVDRYLEASGAGDPHTLVTGRGPSGPMHLGHVLPLYLAKRLQDETGATVYVPLSDDEKFLAKEQSFEEIGEHARDNLRDVLAVGFDPERTRIVVDTADADVIYPLAVRLAKHLTPATVEAVYGTQDTVGLQFYPAVQAAHLLLPQLVAGRQPTLVPIAVDQDPHVRVCRDVAAKEALPVEKPGALLGRFLPSLAGPGKMSSSGDAPSIELTDDPETVAETIREHAYSGGRATLEEHHERGGDPSVDVPFQYLRFFFEPNDDRLADLEREYRSGELLSGDLKTYAIERITEFLAAHQRRRAALGDLETELEPYRLTAAERRVALEAAGVPRIP